CGCCACCGCCATGATGCAGCGACACCCAGGTTGCGCCCGACGCGGTGTTGAGCAACGCATTGAGCAGCGGCCAGTCGGAGACGGCGTCGGAGCCGTCCTTCATCGCTTCCGTCTCGCGGTTGGGCGAAGCCACCGAGCCGGAATCGAGGTGGTCGCGGCCGATGACGACGGGCGCCTTGAGTTCGCCCCTGGCCACCATCTCGTTGAAGGCGAGCCCCAGCCTGTGGCGGTCGCCGAGGCCGACCCAGCAGATGCGCGCCGGCAGGCCCTGAAAGGCGATGCGCTCACGTGCCATGTCCAGCCAGTTGTGCAGATGGGTGTTGCCGGGGGTGAGTTCGCGCACCTTGGCGTCCGTCTTGTAGATATCCTCGGGATCGCCCGAAAGAGCAGCCCAGCGGAACGGGCCGATGCCACGGCAGAACAGCGGCCTTATATAGGCCGGCACGAAACCGGGGAAAGCAAAGGCGTTCTCGAAGCCTTCGTCCTTGGCGACCTGGCGGATGTTGTTGCCATAGTCGAGCGTCGGCACGCCGGCATTCCAGAACGCGACCATCGCCTCGACATGCTCGCGCATTGAGGCGCGGGCGGCCTTCTCGACAGCCTTGGGATCGGAGACGCGCTTCTCGCGCCACTCAGCCATCGTCCAGCCCTTGGGCAGATAGCCGTTGATCGGGTCATGCGCCGAGGTCTGGTCGGTGACCATGTCGGGGCGGATGCCCCGCTTGAACATTTCCGGCACGATGTCGGCCGCATTGCCGAGCAGGCCGACCGACTTCGCCTCGCCGGCCTTGGTCCAGCGCTCGATCATTTCCATCGCTTCGTCGAGCGTCTCGGCCTTCTCGTCGACATAGCGGGTGCGCAGCCGGAAATCGATCGAGTCCGGATTGCATTCGATGGCGAGGCAGCAGGCGCCGGCCATGACGGCGGCAAGCGGCTGGGCGCCGCCCATGCCGCCGAGGCCGCCGGTCAGGATCCATTTGCCCGTAAGGTTGCCATTGTAGTGCTGGCGGCCGGCCTCGACGAAGGTCTCGTAGGTGCCCTGCACGATGCCTTGCGTGCCGATATAGATCCAGGAGCCGGCCGTCATCTGGCCGTACATCATCAGGCCTTTTTTATCGAGCTCGTTGAATTTGTCCCAGGTCGCCCAATGCGGCACGATGTTGGAGTTGGCGATCAGCACGCGCGGCGCATCGGTGTGCGTCCGGAAGACGCCGACCGGCTTGCCGGACTGGACCAGCAGCGTCTCGTCTTCATTGAGGGTCTTCAACGAGGCGACGATGCTGTCGAAATCGTTCCAGGTGCGCGCGGCCCGGCCGATGCCGCCATAGACGACGAGCTCATTGGGGTTTTCGGCGACATCGGGATCGAGGTTGTTCATCAGCATGCGCAGCGGCGCTTCGGTCGTCCAGTATTTGGCGTTGAGCTTGTCGCCGCGGGGCGCGCGCACTTCGCGGATGTTGTGGCGAGGATTGTTCATCATTGTCCCTTTGGAGTAAGGCGGCGTCTCAGCGCCCGGCCCAGTCAATGGCGGATTGGAGGATTTTCGTCAGTGTGGCGCGCATCGGCGCGGCGAACTCGGCATCATAAGGCACCGGCCAATTGTCCGGTTCGCCCTTGCCCTCGGGCTCGCGCAAATAGCCGCGATCGGCAAGTTCCATCTGCAGCGCATGGTAGCCGCCTTGCGGATTGCCGAAATAGCGGGTGATCCAGCCGCCCTTGAAACGACCGTTGATGACATTGCTTTCACCGCTCTC
This region of Mesorhizobium sp. C432A genomic DNA includes:
- the hutU gene encoding urocanate hydratase, with the protein product MMNNPRHNIREVRAPRGDKLNAKYWTTEAPLRMLMNNLDPDVAENPNELVVYGGIGRAARTWNDFDSIVASLKTLNEDETLLVQSGKPVGVFRTHTDAPRVLIANSNIVPHWATWDKFNELDKKGLMMYGQMTAGSWIYIGTQGIVQGTYETFVEAGRQHYNGNLTGKWILTGGLGGMGGAQPLAAVMAGACCLAIECNPDSIDFRLRTRYVDEKAETLDEAMEMIERWTKAGEAKSVGLLGNAADIVPEMFKRGIRPDMVTDQTSAHDPINGYLPKGWTMAEWREKRVSDPKAVEKAARASMREHVEAMVAFWNAGVPTLDYGNNIRQVAKDEGFENAFAFPGFVPAYIRPLFCRGIGPFRWAALSGDPEDIYKTDAKVRELTPGNTHLHNWLDMARERIAFQGLPARICWVGLGDRHRLGLAFNEMVARGELKAPVVIGRDHLDSGSVASPNRETEAMKDGSDAVSDWPLLNALLNTASGATWVSLHHGGGVGMGFSQHAGMVIVADGTPDAARRLQRVLWNDPATGVMRHADAGYDIAIECAKEHQLNLPGILG